The genomic window GTCGCCACTCAAGGAAACCCTGATCCTTTTCGAGTACGAGGAGCTCTCCTACGAGGAGATTGCCCAGGCGCTGGGCTGCTCCCGCAAGATCGTCGAGATGCGGCTCTATCGGGCACGCAAACGCTTGCGGAGGGCGCTTGCCAGAGAACATCTGCTCTGAGCCCCTCCTCGTCGTGGTCCTCCGGAAAACCCGATGGGACTTTTGGCTTGACCGGCGGCAGCTCGATTGCGAGCATTGTCATGTCAAGCAGAGGGACTCAATCCGAATTCCAACCTGGAGATTTCCATGAGCGAGAAACTGTCGATCGTCCTTTTTTCCGGCACAGTGGATAAGTTAATGGCGGCTTCCGTCATGGCTTCCGGTGCTGCGGCCATGCAAAAGGAGGTAACCATCTTCGCAACCTTCTACGGTCTCTTCGCGCTCCGCAAGGGGGATTGGAAGCAGAACCGGCGCGTCAGCAAGGATTTCGAGGATTACGGAGAGCAATTTCTGCGCGTCTTGGAGGAGAAGAAAGCGCCTAGCTGGCTCGAGACGCTGCAGGGCGCCATGGAGATCGGCAACGTGAAAGTGAAGGCGTGCGGGCTCACGATGGACCTCCTGTCGATCAAGCTGGAGGATTTGGAGCCGATCGTGAGCGAGATTGTGGGGGTCGCGCATTTCGTCGAGGAGGCTGCGGACGGGCAAATTCTTTTCCTGTGAGCCACGCTTCCTTCATCGAAAGACTGCGGAAACAACGGAGGACATCATGGAAGGGGTGAAGATTGCGAAGGAGAGCGACGCGCGGGGAAGCTTCTGCCCGGGGCCGCTCATGGAGATGATCCGGCTGGTTCGCTCGGCGAACGTGGGGGAGGTCGTCGCGGTGATTTCCGGCGACGAGGGCAGCAAGAAGGACATTCCCGCATGGATCCAGAAGGCCCGTTACGAGCTCGTCGGAACGGAGGAGGTTGCCCCCGGAGCAACCCGTTTCCTCTGCCGCAAGAATCACTAGGTGAAACGCGCACTACGGCGCTCGGGTAGATTCTTCC from Methylacidimicrobium sp. B4 includes these protein-coding regions:
- a CDS encoding DsrE/DsrF/DrsH-like family protein, coding for MSEKLSIVLFSGTVDKLMAASVMASGAAAMQKEVTIFATFYGLFALRKGDWKQNRRVSKDFEDYGEQFLRVLEEKKAPSWLETLQGAMEIGNVKVKACGLTMDLLSIKLEDLEPIVSEIVGVAHFVEEAADGQILFL
- a CDS encoding sulfurtransferase TusA family protein, which translates into the protein MEGVKIAKESDARGSFCPGPLMEMIRLVRSANVGEVVAVISGDEGSKKDIPAWIQKARYELVGTEEVAPGATRFLCRKNH